The Aestuariibaculum lutulentum genome segment AATGCAGGCTTTAGATAATGAAGTTAAGCAGAAAGGTCTGATTTTCATGAATGAAATTGGAGTAGATCCTGGTATTGACCATATGAGTGCCATGCAGGTCATTGATCGTATTCGTGCTAAAGGTGGAAAAATGATTTTATTTGAATCCTTCACCGGCGGCTTAGTCGCTCCGGAAAGCGACAATAATCTTTGGAACTATAAGTTTACCTGGAACCCCAGAAATGTGGTAACTGCCGGTCAAGGTGGTGCTGCAAAATTTCTTCAGGAAGGCACCTATAAATATATTCCTTATAATCGATTATTTAGACGTACCGAATTTATTGATATTGAAAATTACGGTCGATTTGAAGTTTACGCCAACCGCGATTCCTTAAAATATCAAAGTGTTTATGGTTTAAATGACATTAAAACCTTATACCGAGGCACCATTCGCCGGGTTGGTTTTAGTCGTGCCTGGAATATTTTTGTAGCCTTAGGAATGACCGATGACAGCTACACGATAGACGACAGTGAACATATGAGCTATCGTGATTTTATAAACGCCTTTTTACCTTACAGCCCAACCGATTCGGTAGAATTAAAACTTCGTCATCAATTAAAAATTGATCAGGATGATATTATGTGGGATAAACTTGTTGAATTAGACATTTTCAGTAACACTAAAAAAGTAGAACTGAAAAAAGCAACACCTGCCCAGATTCTCCAAAAAATATTAATGGACAGCTGGACCTTAGATCAAGACGACAAAGACATGATTGTGATGTACCACAAATTTGGCTATGAACTAGATGGTGAAAAACACCAGATAGATTCCAGCATGGTTGTTTTAGGTGAAAATCAAACCTATACGGCTATGGCTAAAACCGTTGGCTTACCAGTTGCCATTGCTACATTAGCTATATTGAATGGAAAAATTAAAACACCCGGAGTTCAAATACCTATTACTAAAGAAGTATACACTCCTATTTTAAAAGAACTGGAAGCCCATGGTATTCATTTTAATGAAGAAATCGTTCCTTATTTCGGCTATAACCCTTTAAACATATAAAACAGCTTTATTATTTCATTTTAAAACGAAATAATTACATTTATGTTCTAAACTGAAATGGATGAAAGCAAAAAACAGAACCATTACTATTGACGGTATCGATAAAAAAATTTTAAGAGCTTTAACTACCGATGCCCGAACACCTATTTTAGAAATTGCACGAAATGTAGGCATTTCTGGAGCCGCTATTCATCAACGGTTACGAAAGTTAGAAAAAGCAAAACTTATTTCAGGTTCAAAGTTTATCCTTAACTCAAAAGTTTTAGGCTATAATACCCTTGCTTTTGTGGGTATTTATTTAGACCATGCAACTAATAATGAGTTTATTGTAAAAGCCTTAAAACGCATTCCTGAAGTTTTGGAATGTCATTACACAACCGGAGGGTATAACATTTTTATAAAGCTACTATGCCTTGACAATGCACACCTGATGCATTTATTAAACAACAGCATACAAACCATCCCTGGAGTTTTAAGAACCGAATCCATGATTTCACTCGACCAACAAATAGACCGACAAATACAAATTTAATTTAGGCTTATACCTAACCAATCTTTAATTGTTTTATTAAAACGTTCTCTTTCCGATGCCGTAAAGTTTTTAATACGGGCATTTCCGTGGTGTTTCCCTTTTAAAACAAACCATTGTGAATCTACAGCATCACTTTTAGGCACAGCTGTTGCCGACCAGGTATCGTTTCCGCCGTAAATATAAATAAAATGATTCCCTTCGGTTTCTAACCATTCCCCAATATCGGTTAATAATTCACCACCTTTAAAATCGACTTTCATATGGTCTGGAGTAAAAGCCGCAT includes the following:
- a CDS encoding saccharopine dehydrogenase family protein; translation: MRNILIIGLGKSTSYLLKYLLDKSEVENIHITIGDLNTELAKNIVGSHKNVDIIELDIFNEVARKEAIENADIVISMLPARFHIEVAKDCIKMNKNMVTASYISPEMQALDNEVKQKGLIFMNEIGVDPGIDHMSAMQVIDRIRAKGGKMILFESFTGGLVAPESDNNLWNYKFTWNPRNVVTAGQGGAAKFLQEGTYKYIPYNRLFRRTEFIDIENYGRFEVYANRDSLKYQSVYGLNDIKTLYRGTIRRVGFSRAWNIFVALGMTDDSYTIDDSEHMSYRDFINAFLPYSPTDSVELKLRHQLKIDQDDIMWDKLVELDIFSNTKKVELKKATPAQILQKILMDSWTLDQDDKDMIVMYHKFGYELDGEKHQIDSSMVVLGENQTYTAMAKTVGLPVAIATLAILNGKIKTPGVQIPITKEVYTPILKELEAHGIHFNEEIVPYFGYNPLNI
- a CDS encoding Lrp/AsnC family transcriptional regulator — translated: MKAKNRTITIDGIDKKILRALTTDARTPILEIARNVGISGAAIHQRLRKLEKAKLISGSKFILNSKVLGYNTLAFVGIYLDHATNNEFIVKALKRIPEVLECHYTTGGYNIFIKLLCLDNAHLMHLLNNSIQTIPGVLRTESMISLDQQIDRQIQI